One part of the Xanthocytophaga agilis genome encodes these proteins:
- a CDS encoding iron-containing alcohol dehydrogenase family protein, with product MNYKNFKSVEKCVFGNGSFNQLREIIDAKKQSADDYFVFVVDDVFENKAFAQRIPVLEDQDKLIWVNVDKEPTTEQVDALTAKIHGFGKLPAGLIGIGGGSTMDIVKAVSMLLTNPGPATQYQGLNLIKNRGIYKVGVPTLAGTGAEVSMTAVLTGPVKKLGIKCDYTIFDQIILDPEVVADAPIDQRFYTGMDSYIHCVESLTGTKNNAFSTAFGEKALTLCQEVFLREDISRLEADEKLMIASYMGGLSLTYSEVGACHALSYGLSFVFGYRHGIANCIAFDVLDEVYGDYVNEFRQMLALHKVTLPKNLAATWTEEEISKMADVAIALEHMWIHAYGPDWRNVLTKEKIMNWYRMM from the coding sequence ATGAATTACAAAAACTTTAAGAGTGTCGAAAAATGCGTATTCGGCAATGGAAGCTTTAACCAGTTGCGTGAAATTATAGATGCAAAGAAACAGAGTGCAGATGACTATTTTGTGTTTGTAGTAGATGATGTATTTGAGAACAAAGCATTTGCACAACGCATTCCTGTACTCGAAGATCAGGACAAACTGATTTGGGTAAACGTAGACAAAGAACCTACCACAGAACAGGTAGATGCATTGACTGCTAAAATTCATGGATTTGGCAAATTACCTGCTGGTTTGATTGGTATTGGTGGTGGAAGTACAATGGATATTGTAAAAGCCGTATCTATGTTGTTGACCAATCCCGGACCTGCTACACAGTATCAGGGACTGAATCTGATTAAAAACAGAGGAATTTACAAAGTAGGTGTACCTACACTGGCAGGTACAGGTGCTGAGGTATCGATGACAGCTGTATTGACAGGTCCTGTAAAGAAGTTGGGTATCAAGTGTGATTATACCATTTTTGACCAGATCATCCTGGACCCGGAAGTAGTAGCAGATGCTCCTATTGATCAACGTTTTTATACAGGTATGGATTCCTATATCCACTGTGTAGAGTCACTGACAGGTACAAAAAACAATGCATTTAGTACTGCGTTTGGCGAGAAGGCGTTGACTTTGTGTCAGGAAGTATTTTTACGGGAAGATATTTCTCGTCTGGAAGCAGATGAAAAACTAATGATTGCTTCGTACATGGGGGGATTGAGCCTTACCTATTCTGAAGTAGGTGCTTGCCATGCTTTGTCTTACGGTCTATCGTTTGTATTTGGCTATCGTCATGGTATTGCGAATTGTATTGCTTTTGATGTACTGGACGAAGTATACGGTGATTACGTAAATGAATTCCGTCAGATGCTGGCTTTACACAAAGTAACGCTGCCTAAAAATCTGGCTGCTACCTGGACTGAGGAAGAGATTTCTAAAATGGCAGATGTAGCTATCGCATTAGAACACATGTGGATACATGCCTATGGTCCAGACTGGCGCAATGTATTAACTAAGGAGAAAATTATGAACTGGTATCGCATGATGTAA
- a CDS encoding erythromycin esterase family protein, whose product MNLTPDKNNAKWRWSLTATCVLLLLTSFRNLDNQLVAILNANLVSVPTLLGNEPQDDLKKMQAVFTSLDSKVIAIGEQSHGTSEFFEVRKKLIKLFSLDPQFAKIGLEAPMAEVEDLNSYLLEDRGDLKSILKSFRLYNYECAEFVDLVSQVKEINKNRKNKISFFGFDIQSPFKSLEKIREFAKEDESIPVESISKLLSDYTLLNNQVYSHNFSREDFDSLKYISQPVLSDVFTSTKNGLSIRDYQTNYRQFLLLNDPSVTNYEMSIMSELRDSLMAVNVLNQVTNNSKMIILAHNAHVQKTTSVYSKSMGYFLKRNLKNDYKVIGQTTSSGTVTAFKPSIGKISADNLLTSPDQTSFEYYFSLTRKPVFLIQTARIAGLIKPGARPKKYRLLPFGIPNDQYVTGDAIEDFDYIIHIEKTSGNKSFYLN is encoded by the coding sequence ATGAACTTAACACCTGATAAAAACAATGCTAAGTGGAGATGGTCACTCACAGCCACTTGTGTACTACTGTTGCTTACCTCTTTTCGGAATTTGGACAACCAATTGGTTGCCATCCTGAATGCAAATCTGGTTAGTGTACCAACACTTCTTGGCAACGAGCCTCAGGATGATCTAAAGAAAATGCAAGCTGTTTTTACCAGCCTGGATAGTAAGGTCATTGCAATTGGTGAACAGTCGCATGGGACAAGCGAATTTTTTGAAGTCCGGAAAAAGCTAATCAAACTATTCTCCTTAGACCCACAATTCGCAAAGATTGGCCTGGAGGCACCTATGGCAGAAGTCGAAGATTTGAATAGTTATTTGTTAGAGGATCGGGGAGATCTGAAAAGTATTCTGAAAAGTTTTAGACTTTATAACTATGAATGTGCTGAGTTTGTTGATCTGGTTAGTCAAGTCAAAGAAATAAATAAGAATAGAAAAAACAAGATTTCTTTCTTTGGATTCGATATCCAAAGTCCATTTAAATCTTTGGAGAAAATCAGAGAGTTTGCCAAAGAGGATGAATCTATTCCTGTCGAGTCGATCAGCAAATTATTATCCGATTATACTTTATTGAATAATCAGGTATATTCTCATAATTTTTCCAGAGAGGATTTTGACTCCTTAAAATATATCAGTCAACCTGTTCTTTCAGATGTATTTACCTCAACAAAAAATGGTTTATCTATTCGTGATTATCAAACTAATTATCGGCAATTTCTATTGTTGAATGATCCTTCTGTAACCAACTATGAAATGAGTATAATGTCAGAGCTAAGAGATTCTTTAATGGCCGTAAATGTGCTCAACCAGGTCACCAATAATTCGAAGATGATTATTCTGGCACACAATGCACATGTTCAGAAAACGACAAGTGTCTACTCAAAATCAATGGGATATTTTTTGAAACGGAACCTCAAAAATGACTACAAAGTCATCGGGCAAACCACTTCATCAGGTACTGTTACAGCTTTTAAGCCATCGATTGGAAAGATTTCAGCTGATAATCTTCTCACATCTCCAGATCAGACTTCATTTGAGTACTACTTTTCGCTTACCCGAAAGCCTGTTTTTCTAATACAAACTGCACGTATCGCTGGTTTGATAAAGCCGGGCGCAAGACCAAAGAAATACAGATTGCTGCCATTTGGTATACCCAATGACCAGTATGTTACAGGTGATGCTATTGAGGATTTTGATTATATCATTCATATTGAGAAAACATCTGGTAATAAAAGCTTTTACTTGAATTGA
- a CDS encoding class I SAM-dependent methyltransferase produces MSELIQSLSTNSATKQNSTVNSSEAYSRSRYLMDDPREAKRLDAKVNPDEFISTFLSPVLIEGAQTIADLGCGAGAIISALAAKFPEKQFLGVDVSAARLEQAQLKCFTEEGNALTNISFREGSIYEIPLESDSVDVVYTRFLLEYLKEPVAAIRELKRIIRPGGKVVLQDLDGQLLFQYPFSVPEMEQVFDYLNKKTGFDPYIGRKLFAYSRQAGLVLDKMDVRAYHLFPGKIDDYNRWLWEMKFDIFMPQAAEALGSEEAAQQLKAKYMAFLDDPDTLLYSSLFTLYLTK; encoded by the coding sequence ATGTCTGAACTTATTCAATCTCTTTCTACGAATTCTGCTACGAAACAGAATTCCACTGTAAACTCCTCTGAGGCTTATAGTCGTTCCCGTTATCTGATGGATGATCCTCGCGAAGCAAAACGCCTGGATGCTAAAGTAAATCCGGATGAGTTTATTTCTACTTTTCTGTCACCTGTATTGATAGAAGGTGCACAAACTATTGCAGATTTGGGTTGTGGGGCTGGTGCTATTATTTCTGCATTGGCAGCGAAATTTCCTGAAAAGCAGTTTCTAGGCGTAGATGTCAGTGCTGCCCGTTTGGAACAGGCACAGCTGAAATGCTTTACAGAAGAAGGAAATGCACTTACCAATATTTCTTTCCGTGAAGGATCTATTTATGAAATTCCACTGGAATCAGACTCGGTAGATGTGGTATATACCCGCTTTCTGCTTGAATACCTGAAAGAACCAGTTGCCGCTATTCGTGAACTGAAGCGGATCATTCGTCCAGGAGGTAAAGTAGTATTACAGGATCTGGATGGTCAGCTATTGTTCCAATATCCATTCAGTGTGCCTGAAATGGAACAGGTGTTTGATTACCTGAATAAGAAGACTGGCTTTGATCCGTACATTGGACGTAAACTGTTTGCTTATTCCCGTCAGGCTGGATTAGTGTTAGACAAAATGGATGTGCGGGCATATCACTTATTCCCTGGCAAGATTGATGATTATAATCGCTGGTTATGGGAAATGAAGTTTGATATTTTTATGCCACAGGCTGCTGAAGCTTTGGGTAGTGAAGAAGCTGCACAACAGCTAAAAGCCAAATACATGGCTTTCCTGGATGACCCGGATACCTTGTTGTATTCAAGTTTATTTACATTATATCTGACTAAATAA
- a CDS encoding RluA family pseudouridine synthase, whose amino-acid sequence MIPFTVIYEDNHLIVVNKASGVLVQPDKNGDPALEQLIKQYIKEKYTKSGEVFLGVVHRLDRPVSGLVIFAKTSKALVRMNELFKQRDIEKVYWAVVGTMPAEPEGKLVHWITRSEKSNLSKAHKTEVKGSLRAELQYKLIQRSDRYSLLEVHLMTGRHHQIRAQLSAIGCPIVGDLKYGFARSSPDGSIFLHSRYTKFIHPVQKEEIILEAPMPELWHKYGMK is encoded by the coding sequence GTGATTCCTTTTACTGTTATCTACGAAGACAATCACCTGATTGTCGTAAATAAAGCTTCTGGTGTGTTAGTGCAGCCTGATAAGAATGGAGATCCTGCATTGGAGCAACTGATCAAACAATACATCAAAGAAAAATATACTAAGTCAGGAGAAGTATTTCTAGGTGTGGTGCATCGACTAGACAGGCCGGTAAGTGGACTGGTGATATTTGCCAAAACGTCTAAAGCTCTGGTGCGTATGAATGAGTTGTTTAAACAGCGGGATATTGAGAAGGTATACTGGGCGGTAGTTGGTACTATGCCTGCTGAACCAGAAGGAAAGCTGGTGCACTGGATTACCCGGAGTGAAAAAAGCAATTTATCAAAAGCACATAAAACGGAAGTAAAGGGTAGTCTGCGTGCAGAATTACAGTATAAGTTGATTCAACGTTCGGACAGATACAGCTTGCTGGAAGTTCATTTGATGACAGGCCGGCACCATCAGATCAGAGCACAGCTATCAGCTATAGGATGCCCAATAGTAGGTGATCTTAAATATGGTTTTGCACGTAGCAGCCCGGACGGCAGTATTTTTCTGCATTCCCGTTATACCAAATTTATCCATCCAGTACAGAAAGAGGAGATTATACTGGAAGCTCCTATGCCTGAATTATGGCATAAGTATGGTATGAAGTAG